The following coding sequences lie in one Streptomyces ortus genomic window:
- a CDS encoding AbfB domain-containing protein, translating into MITPNRPPGSIGPAPSRRNLLRAMAALPLSALAVGALPGSAAAAAPPGGSATRYTIVPFLNSDDGTVNVYQSDDATDFRLLKASAYTPPANRIRDASVFKHTDGYYYITYTTHTWQDTSTTIGFARSSDRSNWTFLYDYPVPLTNLSRAWAPEWFVDSDGSVNILVSCSTANDEWIFTPYRLRATNSALTAWSSPVALSGIGPNHIDTFVVRTGSTYHAFTKNETSKYIEYATAGALTGPYTISRTGNWAGWGGTREGAALIQLDNGAWRIFFDGYGDGSYYYSDSYDGFTTWSAPRALPAVSGTARHFTVLKETVSGGVSLPTGVARSLRSGNYTTRYWQDQSALLNLPVVTASSTAAEKQASTFTVVAGLADGNGHSFRNAAGNYLRHWDFRGRFDANDGSSTFAGDATFIARTGSSSGSVRLESYNYPGRYLRHYNYQLRVDPSDGTELFRQDSSFAATAAWA; encoded by the coding sequence ATGATCACGCCAAACAGACCCCCCGGATCCATCGGACCCGCCCCCTCGCGCCGGAACCTGCTGCGCGCGATGGCCGCCCTGCCGCTCTCGGCCCTCGCCGTGGGCGCGCTGCCCGGTTCGGCCGCGGCGGCAGCGCCGCCCGGCGGCTCCGCCACCCGCTACACCATCGTGCCGTTCCTCAACAGCGACGACGGCACCGTGAACGTCTACCAGTCGGACGACGCGACGGACTTCCGGCTCCTCAAGGCCTCCGCGTACACACCGCCGGCGAACCGGATCCGGGACGCCAGCGTCTTCAAGCACACCGACGGCTACTACTACATCACCTACACCACCCACACCTGGCAGGACACCAGCACCACCATCGGCTTCGCCCGCAGCTCGGACCGGAGCAACTGGACGTTCCTGTACGACTACCCGGTCCCCCTCACCAACCTGTCTCGCGCGTGGGCGCCGGAGTGGTTCGTCGACAGCGACGGCAGTGTGAACATCCTGGTGTCCTGTTCGACCGCCAACGACGAGTGGATCTTCACTCCGTACCGACTGCGGGCGACCAACTCGGCGCTGACAGCTTGGAGTTCACCGGTCGCGCTGTCCGGCATCGGCCCCAACCACATCGACACGTTCGTGGTGCGGACCGGTTCGACCTACCACGCCTTCACGAAGAACGAGACGTCGAAGTACATCGAGTACGCCACGGCCGGCGCGCTCACCGGGCCGTACACCATCAGCCGGACCGGGAACTGGGCGGGCTGGGGCGGCACCCGTGAGGGCGCCGCGCTGATCCAGCTCGACAACGGCGCGTGGCGCATCTTCTTCGACGGGTACGGCGACGGCAGTTACTACTACAGCGACAGCTACGACGGCTTCACCACGTGGAGCGCGCCCCGGGCGCTGCCCGCCGTCTCCGGTACCGCGCGCCACTTCACCGTACTCAAGGAGACGGTCTCCGGCGGGGTGAGCCTGCCGACGGGGGTGGCCCGTTCGCTCCGGTCGGGCAACTACACCACCCGTTACTGGCAGGACCAGTCCGCCCTGCTCAACCTGCCCGTGGTGACCGCGAGCAGCACGGCCGCGGAGAAGCAGGCCTCCACGTTCACCGTCGTGGCGGGTCTCGCCGACGGGAACGGCCACTCCTTCCGCAACGCGGCGGGCAACTACCTGCGGCACTGGGACTTCCGGGGCCGTTTCGACGCGAACGACGGCTCGTCCACGTTCGCCGGGGACGCCACCTTCATCGCCCGTACGGGCAGCTCCAGCGGCTCGGTCCGGCTGGAGTCGTACAACTACCCCGGCCGCTACCTGCGCCACTACAACTACCAGCTGCGCGTGGACCCGTCGGACGGCACCGAACTCTTCCGGCAGGACAGTTCGTTCGCGGCCACGGCCGCCTGGGCCTGA
- a CDS encoding carbohydrate ABC transporter permease yields MTTASPSPAASPPPTASTAPAVYADAADPVSAGLAAGPAGGPDRRRRLLPFSPWHLLLAPLCLVFAVPLVWLLLSSVMSDAEINRFPPALWPSGIDLAGYRYVIGNAMFPRWFANSLIVSLSAVASNLVLGSLGGYAFARMRFAGSRILLALMLATMAIPFQLTMIPTFLVMKRLGLIDSLGALIVPSLVTPFAVFLLRQFFLSLPRELEEAAWLDGCSRLGVLWRIVLPLSRPALSTVAVLTFLTTWNDLTWPLIAINHDTQYTLQLGLTTFQGQHHTRWSAVMAGNMITVLPVLLAFLFAQKTFIQSITSSGLKG; encoded by the coding sequence ATGACGACCGCGTCCCCCTCTCCCGCCGCGTCACCCCCACCCACCGCGTCCACCGCACCCGCCGTGTACGCCGATGCCGCCGACCCCGTTTCCGCCGGACTCGCCGCCGGGCCCGCCGGTGGACCGGACCGGCGCCGGAGACTGCTGCCGTTCAGTCCCTGGCACCTCCTGCTCGCCCCCCTCTGTCTGGTCTTCGCGGTCCCGCTGGTCTGGCTGCTGCTCAGTTCCGTCATGAGCGACGCCGAGATCAACCGGTTCCCGCCCGCGCTGTGGCCGTCGGGGATCGACCTGGCGGGCTACCGGTACGTGATCGGCAACGCGATGTTCCCCCGGTGGTTCGCCAACTCGCTGATCGTGTCCCTGAGCGCGGTGGCCTCCAACCTGGTGCTGGGCTCCCTGGGCGGTTACGCCTTCGCCCGGATGCGGTTCGCCGGTTCGCGGATCCTGCTCGCCCTCATGCTGGCCACGATGGCGATCCCGTTCCAGCTGACGATGATCCCGACCTTCCTCGTCATGAAGCGGCTGGGACTCATCGACTCGCTGGGCGCGCTGATCGTTCCCTCGCTGGTCACGCCGTTCGCGGTGTTCCTGCTGCGCCAGTTCTTCCTGTCGCTGCCCAGGGAACTGGAGGAGGCGGCCTGGCTCGACGGCTGCTCACGGCTGGGCGTGCTCTGGCGGATCGTGCTGCCGCTGTCCCGGCCGGCGCTGAGCACGGTGGCCGTCCTGACCTTCCTCACCACGTGGAACGACCTGACCTGGCCGTTGATCGCCATCAACCACGACACCCAATACACCCTGCAGTTGGGCCTGACGACCTTCCAGGGGCAGCACCACACCAGGTGGTCGGCGGTCATGGCGGGCAACATGATCACCGTGCTGCCCGTGCTGCTGGCCTTCCTGTTCGCCCAGAAGACCTTCATCCAGTCGATCACGTCGAGCGGCCTCAAGGGCTAG
- a CDS encoding oxygenase MpaB family protein: MCRPLRTESPPFVRSDGWGRLLRTVDFVGVTTYGTTEAAEKAGARVRGIHKKLTATHPGTGERYGVDEPALLLWVHCAEVDSCLHVLRRSGLRLTEAQADRYIDENRAGARLVGLDPAHVPSDQRVLAAYFEKTRPELTAGPEAREAEDFLRRPPVHPLLVPARALLWRRVAQTAYASLPPRAHELYGRSVRSPRAVTRRLRLTGTVPRCVPARLRRRLPPKHVSRAMSRLDPGSRPAPYKVGP; this comes from the coding sequence ATGTGCCGCCCCCTTCGTACGGAGTCGCCCCCCTTCGTGCGGAGTGACGGCTGGGGTCGGCTGCTGCGTACGGTCGACTTCGTCGGCGTCACCACGTACGGGACGACGGAGGCGGCCGAGAAGGCCGGTGCGCGGGTGCGCGGGATCCACAAGAAGCTCACCGCGACCCACCCCGGCACAGGAGAGCGATACGGGGTCGACGAACCCGCGCTGCTGCTGTGGGTCCACTGCGCCGAGGTCGACTCGTGTCTGCACGTCCTGCGCCGCTCCGGCCTCCGGCTCACGGAGGCGCAGGCGGACCGGTACATCGACGAGAACCGTGCCGGCGCCCGGCTGGTGGGCCTCGACCCCGCCCACGTACCGTCCGACCAGCGGGTACTGGCCGCGTACTTCGAGAAGACGCGACCGGAACTGACCGCGGGACCGGAGGCACGGGAGGCCGAGGACTTCCTGCGCAGACCGCCCGTCCACCCGCTGCTGGTCCCGGCGCGGGCCCTGCTGTGGCGCCGGGTGGCGCAGACCGCGTACGCCTCACTGCCGCCCCGCGCCCATGAGTTGTACGGAAGATCCGTACGGTCGCCCCGGGCGGTGACCCGGCGGCTGCGTCTCACCGGCACCGTGCCGCGCTGTGTTCCCGCACGTCTGCGTCGGCGGCTGCCGCCCAAACACGTTAGCCGCGCCATGTCACGGCTCGACCCCGGCTCGCGCCCCGCACCGTACAAAGTAGGACCATAG
- a CDS encoding carbohydrate ABC transporter permease, with product MPRLPTPVTLPDRGEKRRPRTWARPLLGKGGTDPDAPPGRHTPRRRLRQETATAWAFVAPSVLVILGLSVVPVVWSLLLSFQADDLVTPSRWVGLDNYRALAQDPHFDQAVRNTIVYTVLYVPLSIGFGLLLALALNRRIRLVGLYRTLIFVPFVISAAAQGVLFSFILDPEFGAANAVLDKIGISPQGFLNDPGQALAALLAISLWSGTGFCVVVLLAALQDVPPSLIEAARLDGAGRLRLLRHVVLPSLGPVMTFLLLWQAITSLQVFDLVYVTTKGGPLGSTTVIVYFIWEQAFKNFTAGYGAAAAYALALALLVLAGLPRLTRGLRDRARADQHLEGAAR from the coding sequence ATGCCCCGCCTGCCCACCCCTGTGACGCTCCCCGACCGGGGCGAGAAGCGCCGTCCCCGCACGTGGGCACGGCCCCTCCTCGGCAAGGGCGGCACGGACCCCGACGCACCGCCCGGCCGTCACACGCCACGCCGGCGGCTGCGGCAGGAGACGGCGACCGCGTGGGCGTTCGTCGCGCCCTCCGTCCTCGTCATCCTCGGCCTGAGTGTCGTCCCCGTGGTCTGGTCACTCCTGCTGTCCTTCCAGGCCGACGACCTCGTGACCCCGAGCCGGTGGGTCGGCCTGGACAACTACCGGGCTCTCGCCCAGGACCCCCACTTCGACCAGGCGGTGCGCAACACCATCGTGTACACGGTCCTGTACGTGCCGCTGAGCATCGGCTTCGGCCTGCTGCTCGCGCTCGCCCTGAACCGGCGCATCCGGCTCGTCGGGCTCTACCGGACGCTCATCTTCGTGCCGTTCGTCATCTCGGCCGCCGCCCAGGGCGTGCTGTTCTCCTTCATCCTCGACCCGGAGTTCGGAGCGGCCAACGCCGTCCTGGACAAGATCGGGATCTCCCCGCAGGGCTTCCTCAACGACCCGGGCCAGGCGCTCGCCGCCCTCCTCGCGATCTCCCTGTGGAGCGGCACCGGCTTCTGCGTGGTGGTCCTGCTCGCGGCGCTGCAGGACGTCCCGCCCTCCCTGATCGAAGCGGCACGCCTCGACGGGGCCGGACGGCTGCGCCTGCTGCGCCATGTCGTCCTTCCCTCGCTCGGACCCGTCATGACCTTCCTCCTGCTCTGGCAGGCCATCACCTCCCTCCAGGTCTTCGACCTCGTCTACGTCACCACGAAGGGCGGCCCGCTGGGCTCCACGACGGTGATCGTCTACTTCATCTGGGAGCAGGCGTTCAAGAACTTCACGGCGGGCTACGGCGCGGCGGCGGCGTACGCCCTGGCGCTCGCCCTGCTGGTACTCGCCGGGCTGCCGCGGCTGACGCGCGGCCTGCGCGACCGGGCCCGCGCGGACCAGCACCTCGAAGGAGCCGCACGATGA
- a CDS encoding acyl-CoA dehydrogenase family protein translates to MHLEYTPEQQRLRTELRAYFAGLVPDDVHARYDEPAAQKRFYRDTIRRLGSDGWLGVGWPEEYGGRGLTPMEQFIFFDEAAQAGVPLPLMALNTVGPTIMRFGTDEQKAYFLPKILSGEIDFAIGYSEPDAGTDLAALKTRAVREGDEESGHYTVDGQKIWTTNGDTADWVWLAVRTDPDAPPHKGITMLLVPTSDPGYSCTLINTLASHDTTASYYENIRVPASRRVGEENKGWRLITNQLNHERVTLAAHGTMAIRALHDVQRWAMETKLADGRRVVDLPWVRRTLARTHIRLDAMKLLNWQMVNAVQEGTLTPQDASAVKVYGSEARRDAYAWLMEVVAVAGVLKEGSAGAVLHGDLERGYRSAVIFTFGGGNNEIQREIISWIGLGMPRVRR, encoded by the coding sequence GTGCATCTCGAATACACGCCGGAGCAGCAGCGGTTGCGCACCGAACTGCGCGCCTATTTCGCCGGCCTCGTACCGGACGACGTGCACGCCCGGTACGACGAACCGGCCGCGCAGAAGCGCTTCTACCGCGACACCATCCGCCGACTGGGCTCGGACGGCTGGCTGGGGGTGGGCTGGCCCGAGGAGTACGGCGGACGCGGTCTGACGCCGATGGAGCAGTTCATCTTCTTCGACGAGGCCGCCCAGGCCGGCGTACCGCTGCCGCTGATGGCGCTGAACACGGTCGGTCCGACGATCATGAGGTTCGGCACGGACGAGCAGAAGGCGTACTTCCTGCCGAAGATCCTCTCCGGCGAGATCGACTTCGCGATCGGCTACAGCGAGCCCGACGCGGGCACGGACCTGGCCGCCCTGAAGACGCGGGCGGTCAGGGAGGGCGACGAGGAGAGCGGCCACTACACGGTCGACGGGCAGAAGATCTGGACGACGAACGGCGACACGGCCGACTGGGTCTGGCTGGCCGTCCGCACCGACCCCGACGCCCCGCCGCACAAGGGCATCACGATGCTCCTCGTACCGACCTCCGACCCCGGCTACTCCTGCACGCTCATCAACACCCTCGCCTCGCACGACACCACCGCGAGCTACTACGAGAACATCCGCGTCCCGGCCTCCCGCCGCGTCGGTGAGGAGAACAAGGGCTGGCGGCTGATCACCAACCAGCTCAACCACGAGCGCGTCACGCTCGCCGCCCACGGCACCATGGCCATCCGTGCCCTGCACGACGTACAGCGCTGGGCCATGGAGACCAAACTCGCCGACGGCCGCCGGGTCGTCGACCTGCCCTGGGTGCGCCGTACCCTCGCCCGGACCCACATCAGGCTCGACGCGATGAAACTCCTCAACTGGCAGATGGTGAACGCCGTCCAGGAAGGCACCCTCACCCCGCAGGACGCCTCCGCGGTCAAGGTCTACGGGTCCGAGGCCCGCCGTGACGCGTACGCCTGGCTGATGGAGGTCGTCGCCGTCGCGGGCGTCCTCAAGGAGGGCTCGGCGGGCGCGGTCCTCCACGGCGATCTGGAGCGCGGCTACCGCTCGGCCGTCATCTTCACCTTCGGCGGCGGCAACAACGAGATCCAGCGGGAGATCATCTCGTGGATCGGCCTGGGGATGCCGAGGGTACGACGCTAA
- a CDS encoding ABC transporter substrate-binding protein, which produces MAAASRPSGTSARPTRRTVLRRGAALAGGAASAAAASACAGPGSGVDADGRVRIEVWHGQTDTGRAAIEDLTAEFNRTHPRIRVDLGGGVLSDAMLQKITAALASGSFPDIAYIFGSDLASVARSPSVVDLTDTFHSGPVPWKDFYAPAREAVTLNGQVRAAPALIDSLAVVCNKKLFRDAGLPLPRPGWSWDDFTRTAAKLTDRARGVFGTGWPGVGDEDTVWRLWPMIWDLGGDVTSEDGRRIGFEDTGLRALRTVEALVKSRSVYVDAKTGSEQMYRVFLSGRMGMAVTGPWQLPDIRQAKVDYHVVPLPSYSGRPITISGPDTWTVFDNGSARVEAARTFVTWLSRPAQDVRWDINAGSLPMSRGTQALPRWRKQEADTPGLRVFTKTLESARVRPVHPAYPQISQSLGQAITAVLLGRSSPAEALRDCVDEANAALLIPR; this is translated from the coding sequence ATGGCCGCAGCATCCCGCCCGAGCGGCACGTCCGCACGACCGACCCGTCGCACCGTGCTGCGGCGGGGTGCGGCCCTGGCGGGAGGGGCCGCGTCGGCGGCAGCCGCGTCGGCGTGCGCGGGTCCCGGCAGCGGTGTCGACGCGGACGGCCGGGTCAGGATCGAGGTGTGGCACGGGCAGACGGACACCGGCCGGGCCGCCATCGAGGACCTGACGGCCGAGTTCAACCGGACGCATCCGCGCATCCGGGTCGACCTCGGCGGCGGTGTCCTCTCGGACGCGATGCTGCAGAAGATCACCGCCGCCCTCGCCTCCGGTTCGTTCCCCGACATCGCCTACATCTTCGGTTCCGACCTGGCGAGCGTCGCCCGCAGCCCCTCCGTGGTGGACCTGACGGACACCTTCCACTCAGGCCCCGTCCCGTGGAAGGACTTCTACGCGCCGGCCCGTGAGGCGGTCACCCTCAACGGCCAGGTGCGGGCCGCACCCGCGCTCATCGACTCACTGGCGGTGGTGTGCAACAAGAAACTCTTCCGTGACGCCGGTCTGCCCCTGCCCCGGCCCGGCTGGAGCTGGGACGACTTCACGAGGACGGCGGCCAAACTGACCGATCGTGCCCGCGGCGTCTTCGGCACGGGCTGGCCCGGCGTGGGCGACGAGGACACCGTGTGGCGGCTGTGGCCGATGATCTGGGACCTCGGAGGTGACGTCACCAGCGAGGACGGCCGGCGGATCGGCTTCGAGGACACCGGTCTGCGGGCCCTGCGGACGGTGGAGGCCCTGGTGAAGTCGCGCAGTGTCTACGTCGATGCCAAGACCGGCAGCGAACAGATGTACCGGGTCTTCCTCTCCGGCCGTATGGGCATGGCCGTCACCGGCCCGTGGCAACTCCCCGACATCCGGCAGGCGAAGGTCGACTACCACGTCGTACCGCTGCCCAGTTACAGCGGCCGACCGATCACCATCTCCGGGCCCGACACCTGGACCGTCTTCGACAACGGGTCCGCCCGCGTCGAGGCGGCCCGCACCTTCGTGACCTGGCTGTCGCGGCCCGCGCAGGACGTGCGGTGGGACATCAACGCCGGCAGCCTGCCGATGAGCCGCGGTACGCAGGCGCTGCCCCGGTGGCGGAAGCAGGAGGCCGACACCCCGGGATTGCGGGTGTTCACCAAGACGCTGGAATCGGCGCGGGTACGGCCGGTGCATCCGGCGTATCCGCAGATCTCGCAATCCCTCGGCCAGGCGATCACCGCCGTGCTCCTCGGCCGCAGCTCCCCCGCCGAGGCCCTGCGCGACTGCGTGGACGAAGCCAACGCCGCCCTGCTCATCCCGCGTTGA
- a CDS encoding MMPL family transporter — MATFLYRIGRWAFRRRRLVGGLWLGALVLAVAAAALAPAGAEEDLAMPGTESQKAFDLLDERFPESNSQGAEARLVFRAPAGQRVTAGKNRAAVEDTVGSLDGSDQVASASDPYASGAVSEDGTIAYSTVTYAVAAVDLTGPTKSALESAAGRGRDAGLTVEIGGSALDAEEEPGGTTEIIGVAVAAVVLVLALGSLVAAGLSLLTALVGVAIAFGLVSALAVPLGLTSTVAILALMLGLAVGIDYALFITSRFRDEWARGSDPEEAAGRAVGTAGSAVVFAGATVFIALVGLGVVGIPELTKMGLGGAGAVALAVLVALTLVPALFGFFGRRVLSRAVRRAVRPGKEQASPLPTAEGRAGLGARWARFVLRRPGAVLLTAVLGLGVVALPALSLELGLPGDESKSVETTQRRAYDLLSEGFGPGFNGPLTVVVDTSDAKDARTATDLVVKTVRGVDGVASVGDPVRSRTGDTAVLTAVPRTAPASGETKELVQAIRGAVSGVEAGTGATVLVTGTTALNIDISEAMSDALLPYLTVVIGLAVLLLTVVFRSLLVPVKAALGFLLSVGAAFGVLVAVFQWGWAADLLGIEQTGPVMSLMPILIIGIVFGLAMDYEVFLLTRMREAYVHGASPGEAVVSGFRHSGRVVAAAAIIMISVFGGFVGMSSPTIQTMGVGLAAAVAFDAFVVRMALAPAVLALLGHRAWWLPRILNRVLPNVDIEGEALSGHAPASGPGVVTGPGAAAPRFPVGRR, encoded by the coding sequence ATGGCGACTTTTCTTTACCGGATCGGACGGTGGGCCTTCCGGCGCAGGCGGCTCGTGGGCGGTCTGTGGCTGGGAGCCCTGGTGCTGGCCGTGGCCGCCGCAGCCCTGGCACCGGCCGGGGCGGAGGAGGACCTCGCCATGCCCGGCACCGAGTCGCAGAAGGCGTTCGACCTGCTCGACGAGCGCTTCCCGGAGAGCAACTCCCAGGGCGCCGAGGCACGATTGGTGTTCCGGGCCCCGGCCGGGCAGCGGGTGACGGCGGGGAAGAACAGGGCGGCCGTCGAGGACACCGTCGGTTCACTGGACGGCAGCGATCAGGTCGCGTCGGCCTCCGACCCCTATGCGTCCGGCGCCGTCAGCGAGGACGGCACCATCGCCTACTCAACGGTCACCTACGCCGTGGCCGCCGTCGACCTGACCGGGCCGACGAAGAGCGCCCTCGAAAGCGCCGCGGGCCGGGGCCGGGACGCGGGGCTGACCGTCGAGATCGGCGGTTCCGCCCTGGACGCGGAGGAGGAGCCGGGCGGCACGACGGAGATCATCGGCGTGGCCGTGGCCGCGGTGGTCCTCGTCCTCGCCCTCGGGTCGCTGGTCGCGGCCGGGCTGTCGCTGCTGACCGCCCTCGTGGGCGTGGCCATCGCCTTCGGCCTGGTCTCGGCGCTGGCGGTGCCGCTGGGCCTGACGTCCACCGTGGCCATCCTGGCGCTGATGCTGGGTCTCGCGGTCGGCATCGACTACGCGCTCTTCATCACCTCCCGCTTCCGCGACGAGTGGGCCCGGGGCAGCGACCCGGAGGAGGCCGCCGGGCGGGCGGTGGGCACGGCCGGATCGGCCGTCGTCTTCGCCGGCGCGACCGTCTTCATCGCCCTGGTCGGACTGGGTGTCGTCGGCATCCCCGAACTGACGAAGATGGGGCTGGGCGGCGCGGGCGCCGTGGCCCTCGCCGTGCTCGTCGCGCTGACCCTGGTCCCCGCGCTGTTCGGTTTCTTCGGCCGCCGGGTGCTGTCCCGGGCCGTCCGCCGGGCCGTCCGGCCCGGCAAGGAGCAGGCTTCCCCCCTGCCCACCGCGGAGGGCCGGGCCGGGCTCGGTGCCCGCTGGGCGCGGTTCGTGCTGCGCCGGCCGGGTGCCGTGCTGCTGACCGCCGTACTCGGTCTCGGGGTGGTCGCCCTGCCGGCGCTGAGCCTGGAACTGGGGTTGCCCGGCGACGAGTCCAAGTCGGTGGAGACCACCCAGCGCCGCGCCTACGACCTGCTGTCGGAAGGCTTCGGCCCCGGTTTCAACGGCCCGTTGACCGTGGTCGTGGACACCTCGGACGCCAAGGACGCCCGGACCGCGACGGACCTCGTCGTCAAGACCGTACGGGGAGTCGACGGGGTCGCCTCGGTCGGGGATCCGGTGCGCAGCCGGACCGGGGACACGGCCGTCCTCACCGCCGTCCCGCGGACCGCGCCGGCCAGCGGCGAGACCAAGGAGCTGGTCCAGGCGATCCGGGGCGCGGTCTCCGGTGTCGAGGCCGGCACGGGTGCCACCGTCCTGGTGACCGGTACGACCGCGTTGAACATCGACATCTCCGAAGCCATGTCCGACGCCCTTCTCCCCTATCTGACCGTGGTCATCGGCCTGGCGGTCCTCCTCCTGACGGTTGTCTTCCGCTCGCTCCTGGTGCCGGTCAAGGCCGCGCTCGGCTTCCTGCTGTCGGTGGGGGCCGCCTTCGGCGTCCTCGTCGCCGTCTTCCAGTGGGGCTGGGCGGCGGACCTGCTCGGCATCGAGCAGACCGGGCCGGTCATGTCGCTGATGCCGATCCTGATCATCGGCATAGTGTTCGGCCTCGCGATGGACTACGAGGTCTTCCTCCTCACCCGGATGCGGGAGGCCTACGTGCATGGCGCGTCCCCCGGCGAGGCGGTCGTGAGCGGCTTCCGGCACAGCGGACGGGTGGTGGCCGCGGCGGCGATCATCATGATCAGTGTGTTCGGCGGTTTCGTCGGGATGAGCAGCCCGACCATCCAGACGATGGGCGTCGGTCTGGCCGCCGCCGTGGCCTTCGACGCCTTCGTGGTCCGGATGGCGCTGGCGCCCGCGGTCCTGGCGCTGCTCGGCCACCGTGCCTGGTGGCTGCCCCGTATCCTGAACCGCGTGCTGCCGAACGTGGACATCGAGGGTGAGGCACTGAGCGGGCACGCCCCGGCCTCGGGCCCGGGCGTGGTGACCGGACCGGGCGCTGCGGCGCCGCGGTTCCCCGTCGGCCGGCGCTGA
- a CDS encoding alpha-glucosidase/alpha-galactosidase, whose translation MTLSTPKIVFVGAGSVVFTQGLLADLLAFPELRGAHIALHDIDTERLATAEGAARQIADRLTGTGTSHPRVTAHLDRRAALQDADFVINIVQVGMGEATRTDFDVPRRHGLRQTIGDTLGIGGIFRALRTFPVLKSLAADIAEVCPDAWLLNYTNPMAMNVQYLTRATGLTRVVGLCHSVYWTIHDLGELLGVPYEEITYRAAGVNHQAWVLRLEHRGTDLYPLLDKLIEQDPQLRRRVRVDMYRRLGFYPTETSEHSSEYVPWYLHHDSEIERLRLPVGAYLGIVEENVAAYEETRRALAAGTPLPVEGTMEYAPQIIHSIVTGTPRTVYGNVPNHGLIDNLPATGTVEVPCLVDALGVQPTRVGPLPAQLAALNRNYLSMNELVVRAAMEDDPRSVRQAAMADPATAAALPVERIWDLCDDMVRAHADLLQPSLRTTLGH comes from the coding sequence ATGACTCTCAGTACCCCGAAGATCGTGTTCGTCGGCGCGGGCAGTGTCGTGTTCACCCAGGGCCTGCTGGCCGACCTGCTGGCCTTCCCCGAGCTGCGGGGCGCCCACATCGCGCTGCACGACATCGACACCGAGCGCCTCGCCACCGCCGAGGGAGCGGCCCGGCAGATCGCCGACCGGCTCACCGGGACCGGCACTTCCCACCCCCGGGTGACCGCTCACCTCGATCGCCGCGCCGCTCTCCAGGACGCCGACTTCGTCATCAACATCGTGCAGGTCGGCATGGGCGAAGCGACCAGGACCGACTTCGACGTCCCGCGGCGCCACGGCCTGCGGCAGACCATCGGCGACACCCTCGGCATCGGCGGTATCTTCCGCGCGCTGCGCACCTTCCCCGTGCTGAAGTCGCTCGCCGCCGACATCGCCGAGGTCTGCCCGGACGCCTGGCTGCTCAACTACACCAACCCGATGGCCATGAACGTCCAGTACCTGACCCGGGCCACCGGCCTGACCCGCGTGGTGGGACTGTGCCACTCGGTGTACTGGACCATCCACGACCTGGGCGAACTGCTCGGCGTGCCGTACGAGGAGATCACCTACCGTGCCGCCGGCGTCAACCACCAGGCGTGGGTGCTGCGCCTGGAGCACCGGGGCACCGACCTCTACCCGCTCCTCGACAAACTCATCGAGCAGGACCCGCAGTTGCGGCGCCGGGTCCGCGTCGACATGTACCGGCGCCTCGGCTTCTACCCGACCGAGACGAGCGAGCACTCCTCCGAGTACGTCCCCTGGTACCTGCACCACGACAGCGAGATCGAAAGGCTCCGGCTCCCGGTCGGCGCCTACCTCGGCATCGTCGAGGAGAACGTCGCGGCCTACGAGGAGACCCGCCGGGCCCTCGCCGCCGGTACGCCCCTCCCCGTCGAGGGCACCATGGAGTACGCCCCGCAGATCATCCACAGCATCGTGACCGGCACTCCGCGCACGGTCTACGGCAACGTCCCCAACCACGGTCTGATCGACAACCTCCCGGCCACCGGCACCGTCGAAGTGCCTTGCCTGGTCGACGCGTTGGGGGTCCAGCCGACGCGGGTCGGCCCGCTGCCCGCCCAGTTGGCCGCGCTCAACCGCAACTACCTGAGCATGAACGAACTGGTGGTGCGCGCCGCCATGGAGGACGACCCCCGGTCCGTACGCCAGGCCGCCATGGCCGATCCCGCCACCGCGGCAGCCCTGCCGGTCGAGCGCATCTGGGACCTGTGCGACGACATGGTACGAGCCCACGCGGACCTCCTCCAGCCGTCGCTGCGCACCACCCTGGGCCACTGA
- a CDS encoding four-helix bundle copper-binding protein, producing the protein MSVTELQELVRFLEDRFACAQACTECARACALRASLADVDGPEDQQLIRRKGILCAEVCDATCRLLAEQVTQSEDAMRSQVEWCRTICLETAHAFDVGADSGDGSGSHSDSGFGSEESARACRDCARACTEFLSRLR; encoded by the coding sequence GTGTCAGTTACCGAGCTTCAGGAACTCGTTCGTTTCCTTGAGGACCGTTTCGCCTGTGCGCAGGCCTGCACCGAGTGCGCGAGGGCGTGTGCCCTGCGTGCGAGCCTCGCCGACGTGGACGGCCCCGAGGACCAACAGCTGATCCGGCGCAAGGGCATCCTGTGCGCGGAGGTGTGCGACGCGACGTGCCGTCTCCTGGCGGAACAGGTCACGCAGTCCGAGGACGCGATGCGTTCCCAGGTCGAGTGGTGCCGCACGATCTGCCTCGAAACCGCCCACGCCTTCGACGTCGGCGCCGACTCCGGTGATGGGTCCGGCTCCCACTCGGACTCCGGCTTCGGGTCCGAGGAGAGTGCCCGGGCCTGCCGCGACTGCGCCCGTGCCTGTACGGAATTCCTCAGCCGACTGCGGTGA